The window CATCGTCAGTGACCACGGCTTTCCGCTGGTCCTTCGAGCGCCCAGGTGTGAGCCGGTGAGCTTGGATCAGTCGCCCCGGTGGTGCGGCACTAGGCTTCGACGATGCTCGTTCTCGCCGCGACCCCCCTGGGTGACTCCCGTGACGCGTCCCCAAGGCTGGTCGAGGCGTTCACCAACGCCGACGTCATCGCCGCCGAGGACACCCGCCGGACCCGCAACCTGATCAGTGCGCTCGGTGTCACCCCCACGGGCCGGATGGTCAGCTTCTACGACGCCGTGGAGACGAGCCGTATCGCCGGTCTGGTCGAGGCCATCACCGAGGGCAAGTCGGTCCTGCTGGTCACCGACGCGGGGATGCCCAGCGTCTCCGATCCGGGGTACCGCCTGGTCGCGGCCTGTGTCGAGGCCGACCTGCCGATCACCTGCCTGCCCGGCCCGTCCGCGGTCACGACCGCGCTGGCGCTGTCCGGGCTGCCCTGCGACCGGTTCTGCTTCGAGGGTTTCGCCCCGCGCAAGCCGGGGGAGCGGCGCAAGTGGCTGAAAGCGCTGGCCACCGAACCGCGCACGGCTGTCTTCTTCGAGTCACCCCACCGCATCGCGAGCCTGCTCGCCGACGCCGCCGAGGTGCTCGGCGCCGACCGGCGGGCCGCCGTGTGCCGGGAGCTGACCAAGACCTACGAAGAGGTCCGCCGCGGCGGACTCGCCGAGCTGGCCAAGTGGGCTGAGGAAGGTGTGCGCGGCGAGATCACCGTCGTCCTCTCCGGCGCCGAGCCCGTCGAGACTCCCGACCTGGAGACCCTCGTCGAGCAGGTCCGTGAGCTGGCCGCCGCGGGTGCCCGGCTCAAGGACGCGGCCGCCGAGGTCGCCGCCGAACACGGGGTGAGCAAGAAGTCCCTCTACGACGCGGCGGTCGCCAAATGATCCAGGTGGGCGAGACGACGCTGGTCTCCCAGATCACCGGCCACGAGTCGACCAACCTGACCGCCGAGCGCTACGGCATCCACGCCACCGACCTCGGGATCATGTGGGACGACAGCGCGGGCCGCACGTTCGTCGTCTTCGGCGACACCTACGGCCCGGGCTGGCGGGGCGACGGCGCGGGAACCGACGACGACACCGACTGGCGCTGCAACGTGCTGGCGATCGTCGCCGAGCGCGACCTCGACCACGGCCTCAAGATCGAGTCCGTCGTCGCCCAGGACGACGGCATGGCCCGGCAGATCATCGACCGCGACGCCGAGAGCGTCGAGGAGACCGTGATCCCGTGCGCGGGCATCGAGATCGACGGTGTGCACTACCTGCACTACATGTCCGTGCGGAACTGGGGACCGCAGGGCAAGTGGGTGACCAACTACGCGGGCATCGCCTTCTCCCGCGACGGCGGCCGCACGTGGGACAAGCCGTGGCGCTCCCGCTGGATCAACCGGGCCGAGCACGACCACCCGTTCCAGATGGGCGCCTTCGCCCAGCAGGGCGAGCACCTCTACCTCCTGGGCACCCCGAACGGCCGCTGGGGCGACACCCACCTCGCCCGAGTGTCCACAAAGGACATCCTGGAACCCGCGGCCTACGAGTACTGGACCGGCGAGACCTGGCACCCGAAGGACCCGTTCGCGGCCAAGCCCGTCTTCACCGGCCCGGTCGCCGAGCTGTCGGTGCTCTACAGCACCCATTTCAACCGGTGGATCGCCCTGCACCTCGACGAGTCGAAGGCCGCCATCGTGCTGCGCACCGCCGAGGAGCTCACCGGCCCGTGGACCGACGGCCAGGTCGTCGCGGACGGCGATCGGTACCCCGGCCTCTACGGCGGATTCCTGCACCCGGAGTCGGCCAAGGGGCCGGTTCTTTATTACGCGATGTCACGGTGGTCGCCGTACAACGTGTACCTGATGCGCACG is drawn from Actinokineospora alba and contains these coding sequences:
- the rsmI gene encoding 16S rRNA (cytidine(1402)-2'-O)-methyltransferase, encoding MLVLAATPLGDSRDASPRLVEAFTNADVIAAEDTRRTRNLISALGVTPTGRMVSFYDAVETSRIAGLVEAITEGKSVLLVTDAGMPSVSDPGYRLVAACVEADLPITCLPGPSAVTTALALSGLPCDRFCFEGFAPRKPGERRKWLKALATEPRTAVFFESPHRIASLLADAAEVLGADRRAAVCRELTKTYEEVRRGGLAELAKWAEEGVRGEITVVLSGAEPVETPDLETLVEQVRELAAAGARLKDAAAEVAAEHGVSKKSLYDAAVAK
- a CDS encoding DUF4185 domain-containing protein produces the protein MIQVGETTLVSQITGHESTNLTAERYGIHATDLGIMWDDSAGRTFVVFGDTYGPGWRGDGAGTDDDTDWRCNVLAIVAERDLDHGLKIESVVAQDDGMARQIIDRDAESVEETVIPCAGIEIDGVHYLHYMSVRNWGPQGKWVTNYAGIAFSRDGGRTWDKPWRSRWINRAEHDHPFQMGAFAQQGEHLYLLGTPNGRWGDTHLARVSTKDILEPAAYEYWTGETWHPKDPFAAKPVFTGPVAELSVLYSTHFNRWIALHLDESKAAIVLRTAEELTGPWTDGQVVADGDRYPGLYGGFLHPESAKGPVLYYAMSRWSPYNVYLMRTTLT